Within Halostella limicola, the genomic segment GGCGACCCCGTGTTCGTACCGCCCGTCGGATGACACCGAAACGTGGCCGGGGAGGACGGTCGTGTGGTCCGGTAGGTCGAGGATCTTCTCATGGAGCGTATCGTTGAGCAGCGCCGCCCCGTGGGCGGCCTCGGCCTCGCCGAACTGGAGTTCGGTGCGTCCGACCGATTCGACGGACAGCGTGTCTCCTGTCAGTAGAAACTCGTCATCAATCCCGTAGTTCATCATCTCCCTGGTGTAGCCGGGCGCGTAGATCGCACGGACCCGGATATCTCGAGTTCGATGAGATCGTGATCGGTGACCGGTTCGTACTCGAGGTACGGTCGGCCGCCACCTCACCGAGGTGGTACGACGT encodes:
- a CDS encoding MBL fold metallo-hydrolase, whose translation is MMNYGIDDEFLLTGDTLSVESVGRTELQFGEAEAAHGAALLNDTLHEKILDLPDHTTVLPGHVSVSSDGRYEHGVAGQPDYGPIGILSEKTSTCCDSIERRSSIGAPSTSPRSRRTTRTLSR